A single genomic interval of Balaenoptera musculus isolate JJ_BM4_2016_0621 chromosome 14, mBalMus1.pri.v3, whole genome shotgun sequence harbors:
- the MC4R gene encoding melanocortin receptor 4, which yields MNSTHHHGMHTSLHFWNHSTYGLHSNASESLAKGYSDGGCYEQLFVSPEVFVTLGVISLLENILVIVAIAKNKNLHSPMYFFICSLAVADMLVSVSNGSETIVITLLNSTDTDAQGFTVNIDNVIDSVICSSLLASICSLLSIAVDRYFTIFYALQYHNIMTVKRVAIVISCIWAACTVSGILFIVYSDSSAVIICLITVFFTMLALMASLYVHMFLMARLHIKRIAVLPGTGTIRQGANMKGAITLTILIGVFVVCWAPFFLHLIFYISCPQNPYCVCFMSHFNLYLILIMCNSIIDPLIYALRSQELRKTFKEIICCYPLGGLCDLSSRY from the coding sequence ATGAACTCTACCCATCACCATGGAATGCACACTTCTCTCCACTTCTGGAACCACAGCACCTACGGACTGCACAGCAATGCCAGTGAGTCCCTTGCAAAAGGCTACTCGGACGGAGGGTGCTACGAGCAACTTTTTGTCTCTCCTGAGGTGTTTGTGACTCTGGGTGTCATAAGCTTGTTGGAGAATATTCTGGTGATTGTGGCAATAGCCAAGAACAAGAATCTGCATTCACCCATGTACTTTTTCATCTGCAGCCTGGCTGTGGCTGATATGTTGGTGAGCGTTTCCAACGGGTCAGAAACCATTGTCATCACCCTACTAAACAGCACGGACACGGACGCACAAGGTTTCACAGTGAATATTGACAATGTCATTGACTCGGTGATCTGTAGCTCCTTGCTTGCATCCATTTGCAGCCTGCTTTCGATTGCTGTGGACAGGTATTTTACGATCTTTTATGCCCTCCAGTACCATAACATCATGACGGTTAAGCGGGTCGCGATCGTCATCAGTTGTATCTGGGCAGCTTGCACGGTGTCGGGCATTCTGTTCATCGTTTACTCAGATAGCAGCGCTGTTATCATCTGCCTCATCACCGTGTTCTTTACCATGCTGGCTCTCATGGCTTCTCTCTATGTCCACATGTTCCTCATGGCCAGACTTCACATTAAGAGGATCGCCGTCCTCCCAGGCACTGGCACCATCCGCCAAGGTGCCAACATGAAGGGGGCGATTACCTTGACCATATTGATTGGGGTCTTTGTGGTCTGCTGGGCCCCCTTCTTCCTCCACTTAATATTCTACATCTCTTGTCCCCAGAATCCATACTGTGTGTGCTTCATGTCTCACTTTAACTTGTATCTCATCCTGATCATGTGTAATTCCATCATTGATCCTCTAATATATGCACTCCGGAGCCAAGAACTGAGGAAAACCTTCAAAGAGATCATCTGTTGCTATCCTCTAGGTGGCCTCTGTGATTTGTCTAGCAGATACTAA